From the genome of Bradyrhizobium sp. SZCCHNS1050, one region includes:
- a CDS encoding acyltransferase encodes MDAGTQRATADTARTAWIDFARGLGVILVVYGHVLGGLVRPGIFPDGAVARWMDYTLYTFHMPLFFFLAGLNVQHSLRRGARPFLTSKLWTIAYPYVLWSLIQGGITMLLARDANIPIHPGDLTAIWYRPIAQFWFLYALMICHVIAVLVPSRTVLTTLALAGLGVFLALPIRPDLALTLHHLPFYVAGVYGVSVVAEWRPSGWSALAVIGIAFAAAVAVGGQLSGMDANGLASLPACVLGIAGTVGLCKLLAPTSHRWLAAAGVASMTIYVLHILAGSGMRIIMLKLHIPPSPWVYLLAGTAAGVVLPLIAHAILRRLNLLAVFGLAPPASRKLQTAAITPRAATSDQAPA; translated from the coding sequence ATGGATGCTGGAACGCAGAGGGCAACGGCTGACACCGCGCGCACGGCGTGGATCGATTTCGCGCGCGGCCTCGGTGTCATCCTGGTGGTGTACGGTCATGTGCTTGGCGGTCTGGTGCGCCCCGGCATCTTCCCGGATGGAGCCGTCGCGCGCTGGATGGACTACACGCTCTATACGTTCCACATGCCGCTGTTCTTCTTCCTGGCCGGCTTGAACGTGCAGCACAGCTTGCGGCGCGGCGCGCGTCCTTTCCTCACCTCCAAGCTCTGGACCATCGCCTATCCCTATGTGCTGTGGTCGCTGATCCAGGGCGGGATCACGATGCTGCTGGCGCGGGATGCCAACATCCCGATACATCCCGGCGATCTCACCGCGATCTGGTATCGTCCAATCGCGCAATTCTGGTTCCTCTACGCGCTGATGATCTGCCACGTGATCGCGGTGCTGGTCCCGTCGCGGACGGTTTTGACCACGCTCGCGCTGGCCGGGCTCGGCGTGTTCCTCGCGCTGCCGATCCGGCCGGACCTCGCGCTCACGCTGCATCATCTGCCGTTCTACGTCGCGGGTGTCTACGGTGTCAGCGTTGTGGCGGAATGGCGGCCGTCCGGCTGGTCCGCGTTGGCCGTGATCGGGATCGCGTTTGCGGCCGCAGTGGCGGTGGGCGGCCAGCTGTCCGGCATGGACGCCAACGGGCTCGCCTCCCTGCCGGCCTGTGTGCTCGGGATCGCCGGCACGGTCGGGCTCTGCAAGCTGCTCGCGCCAACGAGCCATCGCTGGCTTGCGGCCGCAGGCGTCGCGTCGATGACGATCTATGTGCTGCACATCCTTGCCGGCTCGGGCATGCGGATCATCATGCTGAAGCTGCACATCCCGCCATCGCCATGGGTCTATCTGCTGGCCGGAACGGCGGCCGGCGTGGTGCTTCCTCTGATCGCGCATGCCATCCTGCGGCGGCTCAATCTGCTGGCCGTCTTCGGGCTCGCACCGCCGGCCTCCCGCAAGCTCCAGACTGCGGCGATCACGCCGCGCGCTGCAACGTCCGATCAGGCGCCGGCCTGA
- a CDS encoding sialate O-acetylesterase, whose protein sequence is MMRRAIVATLVAAWLAVSLTATAGAAEVLPARDVCQPTTSAKSRDGNCVPCAVGPISTAPGFLALLEQVRTRRAAFADIDRRIDGASGDPEVQSLLQGRNLARALYGSDADFIAGGNASRCLLPDNEAVRARATPIACDAIPREGLVVLLTAGQSNISNTGAPDQSGRLYQPHNRFYNFDRFDGRCYVARNPLLGTPGEGENVATRLGDELIDRGLAKTVVIAPVAIGGTYLEEWRARGGKYFEVLLATVAGLRDVGLEPSAVLWHQGEYNAFAFSTNGAEDGASLHVTAKMKEAGRLSYLRNYLEIVAGLRAADLTAPIFVATATLCGSVPDEIIRSAQAAVPNPALGVYPGPDTDQIGLKLRHDGCHMSHAGTELHARMWADRLADYWKSGARRP, encoded by the coding sequence ATGATGCGACGCGCAATCGTGGCCACGCTTGTCGCAGCGTGGTTGGCCGTCTCGTTGACCGCGACGGCAGGAGCTGCGGAGGTGCTGCCGGCCCGCGACGTCTGCCAGCCGACCACCTCGGCCAAATCGCGCGACGGCAATTGCGTTCCCTGCGCCGTCGGACCCATCTCGACCGCCCCTGGGTTCCTGGCACTGCTGGAGCAGGTGCGCACGCGGCGCGCCGCCTTTGCCGACATCGACCGTCGTATCGATGGCGCGAGCGGCGACCCGGAGGTGCAGAGCCTGCTGCAGGGACGCAACCTGGCCCGTGCACTGTACGGTTCTGACGCGGATTTCATCGCGGGCGGCAACGCCTCGCGCTGCCTCCTGCCGGACAACGAGGCTGTGCGTGCCAGGGCCACGCCGATTGCCTGCGACGCGATTCCGCGCGAGGGGCTGGTGGTGCTTCTGACCGCGGGCCAGTCGAACATCTCCAACACCGGCGCGCCCGATCAGAGTGGCCGGCTCTATCAGCCTCACAACCGGTTCTACAATTTCGACCGCTTCGACGGCCGCTGCTACGTGGCGCGCAATCCATTGCTGGGAACGCCGGGCGAGGGCGAGAACGTCGCCACCCGGTTGGGCGACGAATTGATCGATCGCGGGCTGGCGAAGACGGTCGTGATCGCACCCGTTGCGATCGGCGGGACTTATCTCGAGGAGTGGCGCGCCCGCGGCGGCAAGTATTTCGAGGTGCTGCTCGCAACCGTCGCCGGCCTGCGCGACGTAGGTCTCGAACCGAGCGCGGTGCTCTGGCATCAGGGCGAGTACAACGCCTTCGCGTTCTCCACCAATGGTGCGGAGGACGGCGCGTCCCTGCACGTCACTGCGAAAATGAAGGAAGCGGGACGACTGTCCTACTTGCGCAATTATCTTGAGATCGTTGCCGGCCTGCGGGCGGCCGACCTGACGGCGCCGATCTTCGTCGCCACGGCGACGCTCTGCGGCAGTGTTCCCGACGAGATCATCCGTTCAGCCCAGGCCGCCGTGCCGAACCCGGCACTCGGCGTTTATCCTGGCCCGGATACCGACCAGATCGGGCTCAAGCTGCGCCACGATGGCTGCCACATGAGCCATGCCGGCACCGAGTTGCACGCGCGGATGTGGGCCGATCGCCTGGCCGACTACTGGAAGTCCGGGGCGAGGCGGCCTTGA
- a CDS encoding cellulose synthase catalytic subunit: MFPLPSNDASVLTTDLGVLLGLLVMARLLDPTRRRDRLLFGATAASFLLIYTLWRWHDTLPVFDLTLQALWPRLFITLEIVAISYTLMSILILTRSVDRSGQADAAQAALAARGEQPVVDVFICTYDEPMEIVERSILAALALDYPNKTVWVLDDTRRDRLRAFCDEVGARHLTRPDNKGAKAGNLNNALAATAQLSNAPVILVLDADFAPRRDFLQRTVGLLLSEPDIAVVQTPQFYYNPDPIQHNLLASSHWVDDQRFFFDVFQPAKDAWGCAFCVGTSFVVRRERLMEIGGFPHAAISEDLNLTYTLLKRGHRTVWLNEPLSFGLSAEGVPEYITQRARWCLGTIQVALLRDGPLRSRGYSFTQRWHFLHGVLNWACKPFMVLLLIAPPIYWFAGLPAFEADYLSFLRYGVPALLGTIIYMGWISRSKTLPLFMEATHAVTCFAVTVTLFSALVRPFGRPFKVTDKGGDRSKPRVHGKLAAIFGGIAASSAAAIVWAFVSPNAASEISSIDYFNLLWAGIAMLIAFIAFLVCFELPRGEDLFPSDEAGWLAQSGEVVPCKIEALSLSSARVAGPPHHRMTRPGTRLPLHLDGLGWLEASVEAVSRTTTHLRLQPDEAQRRQLVVRLFSSSRGVITDRARVRGALAGLARRGFVGR, translated from the coding sequence ATGTTTCCGCTCCCCAGCAATGACGCCTCGGTGTTGACCACCGATCTCGGAGTCCTGCTCGGGCTCCTCGTGATGGCGCGTCTGCTCGATCCGACGCGCCGGCGCGACCGCCTGCTGTTCGGCGCTACCGCAGCGTCGTTCCTCCTGATCTACACGCTGTGGCGCTGGCACGACACGCTGCCGGTGTTCGACCTGACCCTGCAGGCGCTGTGGCCGCGGCTGTTCATCACGCTCGAGATCGTGGCGATCTCCTACACGCTGATGTCGATTCTGATCTTGACCCGCAGCGTCGATCGCTCGGGACAGGCCGACGCCGCGCAAGCTGCGCTGGCCGCACGGGGCGAGCAGCCGGTCGTGGACGTGTTCATCTGCACCTATGACGAGCCTATGGAGATTGTCGAGCGCTCGATCCTCGCCGCGCTCGCGCTCGACTATCCCAACAAGACCGTCTGGGTGCTCGACGATACCAGGCGCGATCGGCTCCGCGCCTTCTGCGACGAGGTCGGCGCGCGCCATCTGACGCGGCCCGACAACAAGGGCGCCAAGGCCGGCAATCTCAACAACGCGCTTGCGGCGACGGCGCAGCTATCGAACGCGCCGGTGATCCTGGTGCTCGATGCCGACTTCGCCCCGCGCCGTGACTTCCTCCAGCGGACGGTCGGCCTGCTGCTGTCCGAGCCCGATATCGCCGTCGTGCAGACGCCGCAATTCTACTACAACCCCGATCCGATCCAGCACAATCTGCTGGCGTCAAGCCACTGGGTCGACGACCAGCGCTTCTTCTTCGACGTGTTCCAGCCGGCGAAGGACGCCTGGGGCTGCGCGTTCTGTGTCGGCACCTCCTTCGTCGTCCGCCGCGAGCGGCTCATGGAGATCGGCGGCTTCCCGCACGCGGCGATCTCCGAGGATCTCAACCTCACCTACACGCTGCTCAAGCGCGGCCATCGCACGGTCTGGCTGAACGAACCGCTCAGCTTCGGCCTCTCGGCGGAAGGCGTGCCCGAATACATCACCCAGCGCGCCCGCTGGTGCCTCGGCACGATTCAGGTCGCGCTCTTGCGCGATGGTCCGCTGCGCAGCCGCGGCTACAGCTTCACCCAGCGCTGGCACTTCCTGCATGGCGTGCTCAACTGGGCCTGCAAGCCGTTCATGGTGCTGCTTCTGATCGCGCCGCCGATCTACTGGTTCGCCGGGCTGCCGGCGTTCGAGGCCGACTATCTGTCGTTCCTGCGCTACGGCGTGCCGGCGCTGCTCGGGACGATCATCTACATGGGCTGGATCTCGCGTTCCAAGACCCTGCCGCTGTTCATGGAAGCGACCCATGCAGTGACCTGCTTTGCCGTCACGGTCACCTTGTTCAGCGCGCTGGTCCGGCCGTTTGGCCGCCCCTTCAAGGTGACCGACAAGGGCGGCGACCGCTCCAAGCCGCGCGTCCACGGCAAGCTCGCCGCGATCTTCGGCGGGATCGCCGCGAGCTCGGCGGCGGCCATCGTCTGGGCGTTCGTGTCGCCGAATGCAGCCAGCGAGATCTCGTCGATCGACTACTTCAATCTGTTATGGGCCGGCATCGCGATGCTGATCGCCTTCATCGCGTTTCTCGTCTGCTTCGAGCTGCCGCGCGGCGAGGACCTGTTTCCGAGCGACGAGGCGGGCTGGCTGGCGCAGAGCGGCGAGGTCGTGCCGTGCAAGATCGAGGCGCTGTCGCTGTCGTCGGCCCGCGTGGCCGGTCCACCGCATCATCGCATGACCCGGCCGGGCACCCGATTGCCGCTGCATCTCGACGGCCTCGGATGGCTCGAGGCGTCGGTCGAGGCCGTCTCCAGGACGACCACGCATCTGCGCCTGCAGCCCGACGAAGCGCAACGGCGGCAATTGGTGGTCCGCCTGTTCAGCTCATCCCGCGGCGTCATCACCGATCGCGCCCGCGTGCGCGGTGCGCTGGCAGGGCTGGCGCGACGCGGTTTCGTCGGGCGGTGA
- a CDS encoding tripartite tricarboxylate transporter permease, protein MDTFAALAHGMAIAVQPMNLLYALVGVFLGTAVGVLPGIGPALTVALLLPVTYKLDPGGSLIMFAGIYYGGMYGGSTTAILINTPGESASMATALEGNKMAKAGRGGPALATAAIGSFVAGTIATIGLAFLSPYLVDIAVRFGPEDYFALMCVAFVTVSATFGDSPIRGLTSLFIGLTLGLIGIDKLTGQARLAFGVPELLDGVEVTTLAVGLFAVGEALYVASRRHHTEEKIEAIKGSLWMTREDWKRSWKPWLRGTMFGFPIGALPAGGAEIPTFLSYSAERRLTKYPDQFGKGAIEGVAGPEAANNASAAGTLVPLLTLGLPTSATAAMMLAGFQQYGLNPGPLLFAERPDLVWGLIASLFIANTMLLVLNLPLVGLWVKLLAIPTPWLYAGILVFATMGTIAAKPSVVELSMLAGFGVLGFLMRRFDFPIAPVVVGLILGPIAESQLRRALAISLGDPMTLLQSPISATLLVVALIALIAPFILKGLGRFKANED, encoded by the coding sequence ATGGACACCTTTGCCGCACTCGCGCATGGGATGGCGATCGCCGTCCAGCCCATGAACCTGCTCTATGCGCTGGTCGGCGTGTTCCTCGGCACCGCCGTCGGGGTGCTGCCGGGCATCGGGCCGGCGCTCACGGTCGCCCTGCTGCTGCCGGTCACCTACAAGCTCGATCCCGGCGGTTCGCTGATCATGTTCGCTGGCATCTATTATGGCGGCATGTATGGCGGATCGACCACCGCGATCCTGATCAACACGCCTGGCGAGAGCGCCTCGATGGCGACCGCGCTCGAGGGCAACAAGATGGCCAAGGCCGGCCGCGGCGGCCCGGCGCTGGCGACCGCGGCGATCGGCTCCTTCGTCGCAGGCACCATCGCCACGATCGGTCTCGCCTTCCTGTCGCCTTACCTCGTCGACATCGCCGTGCGCTTCGGGCCGGAGGACTACTTCGCGCTGATGTGCGTCGCCTTCGTCACGGTGTCCGCGACCTTCGGCGATTCACCGATCCGCGGCCTCACCAGCCTGTTCATTGGTCTCACGCTCGGCCTCATCGGCATCGACAAGCTCACCGGGCAGGCGCGGCTCGCCTTCGGCGTGCCCGAGCTGCTCGATGGTGTCGAGGTGACGACCTTGGCGGTCGGCCTGTTCGCGGTCGGCGAGGCGCTCTACGTCGCCTCGCGCCGGCATCATACCGAGGAGAAGATCGAGGCCATCAAGGGCTCGCTGTGGATGACGCGCGAGGACTGGAAGCGGTCGTGGAAGCCGTGGCTGCGCGGCACCATGTTCGGCTTTCCAATCGGCGCGCTGCCGGCGGGCGGGGCGGAGATCCCGACGTTCCTGTCCTATTCTGCCGAGCGGCGCCTGACCAAATATCCTGACCAATTCGGCAAAGGCGCGATCGAAGGCGTCGCCGGCCCTGAGGCCGCCAACAACGCCTCCGCCGCGGGCACCTTGGTGCCGCTGCTGACGCTCGGCCTGCCGACGTCGGCGACCGCCGCGATGATGCTCGCCGGCTTCCAGCAGTATGGTCTCAACCCGGGCCCGCTGTTGTTCGCCGAGCGGCCCGACCTGGTCTGGGGCCTGATCGCGAGCCTGTTCATCGCCAACACGATGCTGCTCGTCCTCAACCTGCCGCTGGTCGGCCTGTGGGTGAAGCTGCTCGCGATCCCGACACCATGGCTCTACGCTGGCATCCTCGTGTTCGCGACCATGGGCACGATCGCGGCAAAACCGTCGGTCGTGGAACTGTCGATGCTGGCCGGCTTCGGCGTGCTCGGCTTCCTGATGCGCCGGTTCGATTTCCCGATTGCGCCCGTCGTGGTCGGGCTCATCCTCGGGCCGATCGCCGAGAGCCAGTTGCGGCGGGCGCTCGCGATCAGCCTTGGGGACCCCATGACCCTGCTGCAGTCGCCGATCTCTGCAACGCTTCTGGTCGTCGCGCTGATTGCTCTGATCGCGCCGTTCATCTTGAAGGGACTCGGACGCTTCAAGGCGAATGAGGATTGA
- a CDS encoding O-antigen ligase family protein, giving the protein MKESRIDPQPLAAMAMNCWPSALLLAATALAAPALGGIVRPAFILGCAVAGWFAWRRSPAAHVQSAILMFAFAPFVRRLVDISAGFDSSGVMLSGPLLFIIAPVPSLVLSPSDKDRPGNPWLVAPFIVLACIVYGGALSIFQNDWFNAANGGMKWAAPVLYAIALQQRARSDGALLDAITRVFLLVLPVTGLYGIWQYVDPQGWDRFWMVNASITSAGYPLPYMVRVFSTMNGPASYATFTATGLLLVGFLRPGWLAMAAMAPAALGLLLSLYRTSWITLAVGVLFCMLFPATRRRAVSITVGLVGAVIVTVMFTPFAEVITSRLESLGSASQDSSGSERLDEFVTLWNAPNSMVLGSGFTITDVGVAGAMPIDGQIIASWVTMGIPVGLICLAAYVWVGLAATGAAWRIPTREGAVLGALAISALLIQLPLTSISSGEVSALFWMLVAMACPLDQMADGARRTVAARQHQAGA; this is encoded by the coding sequence ATGAAAGAGAGCCGAATCGATCCGCAGCCGCTCGCGGCGATGGCGATGAACTGTTGGCCGTCCGCGCTTCTCCTGGCAGCGACGGCGCTTGCCGCCCCGGCACTCGGCGGCATCGTCAGACCAGCCTTCATCCTCGGCTGCGCGGTGGCCGGCTGGTTCGCGTGGCGTCGCAGCCCCGCGGCCCACGTGCAGTCGGCGATCCTGATGTTCGCCTTTGCTCCTTTCGTGCGCCGCCTGGTCGACATCTCCGCAGGGTTCGATTCGTCCGGCGTCATGCTGAGCGGCCCGCTGCTGTTCATCATCGCGCCAGTTCCGAGTCTGGTGCTTTCGCCCTCGGACAAGGACAGGCCGGGCAATCCCTGGCTCGTGGCGCCCTTCATCGTCCTCGCCTGCATCGTCTATGGCGGCGCGCTGTCGATCTTCCAGAATGACTGGTTCAACGCCGCCAATGGCGGAATGAAATGGGCCGCGCCCGTACTCTATGCGATCGCCCTGCAGCAGCGGGCGCGATCCGACGGCGCCCTGCTCGATGCAATCACGCGCGTATTCCTGCTGGTGCTGCCCGTCACCGGCCTTTACGGCATCTGGCAATATGTCGATCCGCAAGGCTGGGATCGGTTCTGGATGGTGAATGCCAGCATCACCTCGGCCGGCTATCCGCTGCCCTACATGGTGCGCGTGTTCAGCACGATGAACGGCCCGGCCAGCTACGCGACCTTCACGGCCACCGGCCTGCTGCTGGTGGGCTTCCTGCGCCCGGGATGGCTGGCAATGGCGGCGATGGCGCCCGCGGCGCTCGGCTTGTTGCTGTCGCTCTACCGCACCAGCTGGATCACGCTCGCGGTGGGCGTGCTGTTCTGCATGTTGTTCCCCGCGACGCGGCGTCGGGCCGTATCGATCACGGTCGGATTGGTCGGCGCGGTGATCGTCACCGTCATGTTCACGCCGTTCGCGGAGGTCATCACCTCCCGTCTGGAATCGCTCGGCAGCGCGTCGCAGGACAGCAGCGGCAGCGAGCGGCTGGATGAGTTCGTCACGCTGTGGAATGCGCCGAACAGCATGGTCCTGGGATCGGGCTTCACCATCACCGACGTCGGCGTCGCCGGCGCGATGCCGATCGACGGGCAGATCATCGCAAGCTGGGTGACGATGGGCATTCCGGTCGGACTGATCTGCCTCGCGGCCTATGTCTGGGTTGGGCTCGCCGCCACCGGCGCCGCGTGGCGGATACCGACGCGCGAGGGCGCCGTGCTCGGGGCGCTCGCCATCAGTGCGCTCTTGATTCAGCTGCCGCTGACCAGCATCTCCTCCGGCGAGGTCTCGGCGCTGTTCTGGATGCTCGTCGCGATGGCCTGTCCGCTCGACCAGATGGCCGACGGAGCACGGCGCACCGTCGCCGCTCGGCAGCATCAGGCCGGCGCCTGA
- a CDS encoding MDR family MFS transporter encodes MNKQRVIPLIVATALFMENMDSTVIATSLPAIARDIGTSPLTLKLAITSYLLSLAVFIPASGWTADRFGARRVFSSAVAVFMIGSIGCALANSVENFVFARILQGMGGAMMTPVGRLVLLRSVDKSALVGAMAWVTIPALIGPVIGPPVGGFITTYFSWHWIFLINIPIGIVGIIMALRFIDPIKSDNPEPFDLYGMVLAGIGLAGLAFGLSVAGLNLLPWPVVASLVAIGAISMTLYVRHSWRTNSPVLDFSLLRLPTLRASIVGGFMFRLGIGALPFLLPLLMQLGFGLSPFQSGLVTFGSSAGAMGMKALAARLIRAFGFRHLMTVNAVVSSVFLAACALFTPATPLLLILIILVVGGFFRSLQFTAINTVAYAEVETAQMSRATTLTSVNQQLAISAGVAVGAFSVETTMWMHGASQLTAASFAPAFIVVAITSALSSILFWQMPDDAGSEISGRKVAAIASRKGAEKGAEKAARKSASETTHDARDQKLG; translated from the coding sequence ATGAACAAGCAACGCGTCATTCCGCTGATCGTCGCCACCGCCCTGTTCATGGAGAACATGGACTCCACGGTCATCGCGACCTCGCTGCCGGCGATCGCCAGGGACATCGGCACCAGCCCGCTGACGCTCAAGCTCGCCATCACCTCCTATCTGCTGTCGCTGGCGGTATTCATCCCGGCGAGCGGCTGGACCGCCGACCGCTTCGGCGCGCGACGGGTGTTCTCGAGCGCGGTCGCCGTGTTCATGATCGGCTCGATCGGCTGCGCGCTCGCCAACTCCGTCGAGAACTTCGTGTTCGCGCGCATCCTGCAGGGCATGGGCGGGGCGATGATGACGCCGGTCGGGCGTCTCGTTCTCTTGCGTTCCGTCGACAAGAGCGCCCTCGTCGGCGCCATGGCCTGGGTCACCATCCCCGCGCTGATCGGTCCGGTCATCGGGCCGCCGGTCGGCGGCTTCATCACCACCTATTTCTCCTGGCACTGGATCTTCCTGATCAACATCCCGATCGGCATCGTCGGCATCATCATGGCGCTGCGCTTCATCGATCCGATCAAGAGCGACAATCCCGAGCCGTTCGATCTCTATGGCATGGTGCTGGCCGGCATCGGCCTCGCCGGCCTCGCCTTCGGTCTCTCGGTCGCCGGTCTCAACCTGCTGCCGTGGCCGGTGGTCGCGAGTCTCGTTGCGATCGGCGCGATCTCGATGACGCTCTACGTCCGCCACTCCTGGCGCACCAACTCTCCTGTGCTCGATTTCTCGCTGCTGCGGCTGCCGACCCTGCGTGCCTCGATCGTCGGCGGCTTCATGTTTCGCCTGGGCATCGGCGCCCTGCCCTTCCTGCTGCCGCTGCTGATGCAGCTCGGCTTCGGGCTGTCGCCGTTCCAGTCCGGCCTCGTCACCTTCGGCTCCTCCGCCGGCGCAATGGGCATGAAGGCGCTGGCCGCGCGCCTCATCCGCGCCTTCGGCTTCCGCCATCTGATGACCGTCAATGCCGTCGTCAGTTCGGTCTTCCTCGCCGCCTGCGCGCTGTTCACGCCGGCGACCCCGCTGCTGCTGATCCTGATCATTCTCGTGGTCGGCGGCTTCTTCCGCTCGCTGCAGTTCACCGCGATCAACACCGTCGCCTATGCCGAGGTCGAGACTGCCCAGATGAGCCGCGCCACGACGCTCACCAGCGTCAACCAGCAGCTCGCGATCTCCGCCGGCGTCGCGGTCGGCGCGTTCTCGGTGGAGACCACGATGTGGATGCACGGCGCGAGCCAGCTCACCGCGGCGTCCTTCGCGCCCGCCTTCATCGTCGTCGCGATCACGTCGGCGCTGTCGTCGATCCTGTTCTGGCAGATGCCGGATGACGCCGGCAGCGAGATCTCAGGCCGCAAGGTGGCCGCGATCGCGAGCCGCAAGGGCGCCGAGAAGGGCGCGGAGAAGGCCGCCAGGAAATCGGCGAGCGAGACCACGCATGATGCGCGGGATCAGAAGCTCGGCTGA
- a CDS encoding HlyD family secretion protein translates to MTDRFDDGFKPAPAQRPAAPKTATQPQRHPVILRVSALGVAGILSALMLTAVVPPIVADQSDRAVVDAPVMLLTSPIAGQVDSLTAKPGGEVRSGDRLAEITNPRLDRATLISLEEKAGDARQKLDATRAKHQSDVAYVSSLDREIASQAGQLKAQLQSQIEELRARVAQSNAQSSEKKAIVDRQNRMVARDAASVEMLKPTEQQYAAALHDTDAQTAKLNQKLTQLKALDAGVYVGEDLVALNMLSQKRRDIDLDARRMEIEEKQQAAVLDDLEGLIKSERARLARLAAADVLSPGPGKVLAVGADTGRHVSAGDTIASVVDCDKRFVVAIFSYRQGEAMKPGTKVRIDGGGFHSGIVSAVLPKTSDKVDERFAVPFPQTERRELYVMITPDAADEKPAAQPTSAATPACTVGQWVTVTRDNGIVPSMSVTWRRLGHLVASLTDLDPSEPDEATRRAGVTKLDSALRSHPAQQPVLDEQWLPTARAVSAQ, encoded by the coding sequence ATGACCGATCGCTTCGATGACGGTTTCAAGCCAGCCCCCGCGCAACGTCCCGCCGCTCCGAAGACCGCAACCCAGCCACAGCGCCATCCCGTGATCCTCAGGGTGTCGGCGCTCGGCGTGGCCGGCATCCTCTCGGCGCTGATGCTGACCGCGGTGGTGCCGCCGATCGTGGCCGACCAGTCCGATCGCGCCGTGGTCGATGCGCCGGTGATGCTGCTGACGTCCCCGATCGCGGGCCAGGTCGATTCGCTCACGGCCAAGCCGGGTGGCGAGGTTCGGTCCGGCGACCGCCTCGCAGAGATCACCAATCCGCGGCTGGACCGCGCCACGCTCATCTCGCTGGAAGAAAAGGCGGGCGACGCGCGTCAGAAGCTCGACGCCACCCGCGCCAAGCATCAGTCCGACGTCGCTTATGTCAGCTCGCTCGATCGGGAGATCGCGAGCCAAGCCGGTCAGTTGAAGGCGCAGTTGCAGTCCCAGATCGAGGAGCTGCGTGCCCGCGTCGCGCAGTCGAACGCGCAGAGCAGCGAGAAGAAGGCCATCGTCGACCGCCAGAACCGCATGGTCGCGCGCGATGCCGCCAGCGTCGAGATGCTGAAGCCGACCGAGCAGCAATATGCGGCGGCGCTGCACGACACCGATGCGCAGACTGCCAAGCTGAACCAGAAGCTGACACAGCTGAAGGCGCTCGACGCCGGCGTCTATGTCGGCGAGGATCTGGTCGCGCTGAACATGCTCAGTCAGAAGCGCCGTGACATCGATCTCGATGCAAGGCGGATGGAGATCGAGGAGAAACAGCAGGCGGCCGTGCTCGATGATCTCGAGGGCCTGATCAAGTCGGAGCGCGCGCGGCTGGCGCGGCTCGCTGCCGCGGACGTGCTCTCGCCCGGTCCCGGCAAGGTGCTGGCGGTGGGCGCCGACACCGGACGCCACGTCAGCGCCGGCGATACGATCGCCTCGGTGGTCGATTGCGACAAGCGTTTTGTGGTCGCGATCTTCTCCTATCGCCAGGGCGAAGCGATGAAGCCGGGCACCAAGGTGCGCATCGATGGCGGCGGCTTTCATAGCGGCATCGTCAGCGCCGTGCTGCCGAAGACCAGCGACAAGGTCGACGAGCGCTTTGCCGTGCCATTTCCGCAGACCGAGCGGCGCGAGCTCTATGTCATGATTACACCTGATGCTGCCGACGAAAAACCGGCGGCGCAGCCGACCTCCGCGGCGACACCGGCCTGCACGGTGGGGCAGTGGGTCACCGTGACGCGCGACAATGGCATCGTGCCGTCGATGTCGGTGACATGGCGCCGGCTCGGCCACCTCGTTGCGTCGCTGACCGACCTGGACCCGTCTGAGCCGGACGAAGCGACGCGCCGTGCCGGTGTCACCAAGCTCGACTCCGCCTTGCGGTCGCACCCGGCGCAGCAGCCGGTATTGGACGAGCAGTGGCTTCCGACGGCGCGCGCGGTCTCGGCACAATGA
- a CDS encoding tripartite tricarboxylate transporter TctB family protein: MTTERAGTETPASGGVDKAGIVIAALLAAVALVLVYDANQIPATTMYGMGPQVMPVVIAIGLGILALANLIDAVRGNLPPRESSDPVAVLLILVGLALLIAIIGFGGGFILATTALFVTTSAAFGRRAFVTDFVIGAVLTTTIYLAFDRLLTLSLPAGPLERLL; encoded by the coding sequence ATGACGACGGAGCGCGCCGGCACCGAGACACCCGCCTCGGGAGGCGTCGACAAGGCCGGCATCGTCATTGCGGCGCTCCTGGCGGCCGTCGCGCTCGTGCTGGTCTACGACGCCAATCAGATCCCGGCGACCACGATGTACGGCATGGGCCCGCAGGTCATGCCGGTCGTGATCGCGATCGGGCTCGGCATTCTTGCACTGGCCAATCTGATCGATGCCGTCAGAGGCAACCTGCCGCCGCGCGAGAGCTCCGATCCGGTCGCGGTGCTGCTCATTCTTGTCGGACTTGCGCTGCTGATCGCCATCATCGGCTTCGGCGGCGGCTTCATCCTGGCGACGACGGCGCTGTTCGTGACGACGTCGGCGGCGTTCGGCCGGCGCGCCTTTGTCACCGATTTCGTCATCGGCGCGGTGCTGACGACCACGATCTATCTCGCCTTCGACCGCCTCCTGACCTTGAGCCTTCCCGCCGGTCCGCTCGAAAGACTGCTCTGA